A part of Leifsonia xyli subsp. xyli str. CTCB07 genomic DNA contains:
- the dnaA gene encoding chromosomal replication initiator protein DnaA, whose translation MADGEESISVAWQSVLDKLETDDRITPQLHGFLSLVEPKGIMAGTFYLEVPNEFTRGMIEQRSRVPLLNAIGTLDNTLAVTTFAIVVNPEIQQESLSTVGEPEPTPAPYLDVATFTVAPPAEITAPPRNGDTRLNSKYSFDNFVIGQSNRFAHAAAVAVAEAPAKAYNPLFIYGDSGLGKTHLLHAIGHYAMSLYPGIRVRYVSSEEFTNDFINSIANNRGSSFQARYRNIDILLIDDIQFLQRAVETQEAFFHTFNTLHDHNKQVVITSDLPPKHLTGFEDRMRSRFEWGLITDVQVPDLETRIAILRKKAQSEKIQVPDDILEFMASKISSNIRELEGTLIRVTAFASLNRTPVDMPLVQTVLKDLITLDDDNVIAPTDIITNTAEYFKLTVDDLYGSSRSQAVATARQIAMYLCRELTNLSLPKIGQLFGGRDHTTVMYANKKISELMKERRSIYNQVTELTSRIKQNHR comes from the coding sequence ATGGCAGACGGCGAAGAGTCCATTTCTGTGGCATGGCAGAGTGTGCTCGACAAGCTCGAGACCGATGACCGCATCACCCCGCAGCTGCACGGATTCCTCAGTCTGGTCGAACCCAAGGGCATCATGGCCGGCACCTTCTATCTGGAGGTGCCGAACGAGTTCACGCGCGGGATGATCGAGCAGCGCAGCCGGGTCCCCCTCCTCAATGCGATCGGTACACTCGACAACACTCTCGCCGTCACGACTTTCGCGATCGTCGTCAACCCGGAGATCCAGCAGGAATCGCTCTCCACGGTCGGGGAACCCGAGCCAACGCCGGCGCCCTATCTGGACGTAGCGACCTTCACCGTCGCACCACCGGCCGAGATCACCGCGCCACCCCGCAATGGAGACACCCGTCTCAACTCCAAATACAGCTTCGACAACTTCGTCATCGGGCAGTCGAACCGCTTCGCCCACGCCGCTGCCGTGGCCGTAGCGGAGGCGCCGGCGAAGGCGTATAACCCACTGTTCATCTACGGAGACTCGGGCCTCGGCAAAACCCACCTCCTCCACGCGATCGGTCACTACGCGATGAGCCTTTACCCAGGAATCCGCGTCCGGTATGTGTCGAGTGAGGAGTTCACAAACGACTTCATCAACTCGATCGCCAACAACCGGGGATCGTCTTTTCAGGCTCGATACCGCAACATCGACATCTTGCTGATCGATGACATCCAGTTCCTGCAACGGGCGGTAGAGACGCAGGAAGCGTTCTTCCACACTTTCAACACACTGCACGATCACAACAAGCAGGTCGTGATCACGAGTGATCTGCCCCCGAAGCACCTGACGGGGTTCGAGGACAGGATGCGGTCTCGATTCGAGTGGGGGCTGATCACCGATGTCCAGGTTCCAGACCTCGAGACGCGCATCGCGATCCTGCGGAAAAAGGCCCAGAGCGAGAAGATCCAGGTTCCGGACGACATCCTGGAGTTCATGGCCTCGAAGATCTCAAGCAACATCCGGGAGCTGGAGGGGACGCTCATCCGCGTCACCGCGTTCGCGAGCCTGAACCGGACGCCCGTCGACATGCCTCTCGTGCAGACGGTCCTCAAGGACCTGATCACGCTCGACGACGACAATGTGATCGCACCGACCGACATCATCACCAACACTGCGGAGTACTTCAAGCTCACCGTGGACGATCTGTACGGTTCCAGCCGTTCGCAGGCGGTCGCGACGGCGCGGCAGATCGCGATGTATCTGTGCCGCGAGCTGACCAACCTGTCGCTTCCCAAGATCGGTCAGCTCTTCGGGGGACGGGACCACACAACGGTGATGTACGCGAACAAGAAGATCAGCGAACTCATGAAAGAGCGGCGCTCGATCTACAACCAAGTGACCGAACTCACCAGCCGGATCAAGCAGAACCACCGCTAA